TCGAGAGGGCCTGGAGCATTCCAATACCATCACCAGACACTCACGGCTACGCCAACAATGTCCGTCCTGGCTCGGCCGAGTTCACCAAATATACCCAAAGATCTTCTGTACGGTGAGCTGACCACTGGGTCATGACCTCCTGAACACCCATATCTCCGCTACAAGTACACCCGCAGACAAGGTATGAAGAGGGAGGGCGCTAGCACTGACAACTGGGGGGGGACACTCGCTGACGACCGTGACCTCTGGAGACTGACCGTTTGGAAGGGTATCAGAAGATGCGACCACCAATGGAAAGCTCCGCTGGCCGAGTAGAGGTCCCAGAGGAAAAGAGGccagcccctgcaccctctcAGCCCTGTGTCTTCCTCAGCTGCAGATACAGCAGAGATTGCTATCCCAGAGTGGACTCCTGAGCCACTCCAGGTGAGGCTTCGCCCCCCCCCAGAGCTGAGCACCACGGCACAAACCATCAGCTTCCAAGATGGACAGCTGCCTCTTAGAAAGGAAAAAAAACCTAtcaaagactttgggattcccttgtAACTTAGCTGCCAGTCTCCTCATACCGTCTTTGCATCTCCGATTTTTGTCCAGCTGCCCTCTGAACCTTCGGTTTTACAGAATCGATGCACCAAGTCTACTTTCTCCATTGCAATATTTAACCGATGTACCGTTTTCTGCACCACTCCACTCTTTCGTCACCCAGGTAGGAACatacccaaaccatctcctctttaaagggaAGCCCATTGCTCAGTTACAGCTTTGCAGGCTCAGCTTGTATTCAGATTTACCAGGAccagatccattctcacccccagtgaaatcgcccccccccccccctcaattcATTATTTTTccctctggattgttccttgtccttcttCAAGGTCAGCCTGAGCTGTATACGTTTCTCAAAAGGTTTCTGTATACGTTTCTGCGCCAATGTTTCTCAAAAGGTTCCCCTACTTCCACTTGTACCATTTGACTCACCTCATGCCCCAGGACCAGAGCCGGCAGCATCTCCTTCCTTGTCCGACCACAAGCATACTGATGTAGAAATCTGAGAGACTATTCATCCTCTCCAGCCTTTACACTATTTACGATACAGGCTGCCAGGCCGTTTGGATCATATACCTGACAGAAAATGTGCAAGAGTGAGCTTCACGTCTTCACTCCTTCAGACACAGAACACTGTCCCCGAGCCCCAGGATGGGATGGTGGGGGCATGAGGTCCCCTCGGGAAGGGTTAGCACCATCCCATCGCAAGGCGGAAGTGCGTGAGTGTAAACACCGCCCCTCGCTCACAGGGCGGCGCAGGGAGACGCGGTCCTCTGGCTGGAGGGGCAGTGCCGATAAAGAGAGTCCCCATTTCCCTCAATCAGGACCACACGAGTTGAATGAGTCCCAGGTACAATCAtgagttattttaaaattttttaatgaCATTTCTTCGCAGGGAGAAGGTCCATGAGAAACATAAATGCCACATACAGTATGTGGGAAAGACTTTCAAACATGTGCCACTCACTAACTAACCTAACCTCTTATGTAACATGTAAATATATCAATTTATATTAAATATAGAAATTGCCAGCTATCCAGCTGTCAATGCCAGTACCTCCCACCCGGACTATGTATCATCCTGACCTCCCTGCCTCACCCCCTCTGACACTCCCTCCATTCACCACTGCTACACCTGAAATTCGCGGCTTTCAAAGTACATTgaactactgagggagcgccgcactgtcggagggtcagtgctgagggagcgccgcactgtcggagggtcagtgctgagggagcgccgcactgtcggagggtcagtgcagagggagcgccgcactgtcggagggtcagtgctgagggagcgccgcactgtcggagggtcagtgctgagggagcgccgcgccggagggtcagtgctgagggagcgccgcactgtcggagggtcagcgctgagggagcgccgcgccgtcggagggtcagtactgagggagagccgcactgtcggagggtcagggctgagggagtgccgcactgtcggagggtcagggctgagggagtgccgcactgtcggagggtcagtgctgagggagcgccgcgctgtcggagggtcagtgctgagggagcgccgcactgtgggagggtcagcactgagggagcgccgcactgtgggagggtcagcgctgagggagtgccgcgctgtcggaggatcagtgctgagggagcgccgcgctgtcggagggtcagtgctgagggagcgcctcgctgtcggagggtcagtactgagggagtgctgggctgtaggagggtcagtactgagggagtgccgcactgtaggagggtcagtactgagggagtgctgggctgtaggagggtcagtactgagggaatgcctcaGTCGGAGAACCAGGACTgagagagcaccgcactgtcagagggtcagtactgagggagtgctgcaccgtcagagggtcagtactgagggagtgccgcactgtcggagggtaactactgaaggagtactgcacaatcggagggtcactactgagggagtgccgcactgttggagatgtcGTCTTTCAGGGAATCTTTAAAATCTGGTCCCGTGGGGTGGGTTCCCCTGGGTGAACTGCAGTCAAAAATTCTCCCACACCTGATATTATGCAAACGTAATATTACCGGAGAGTTGGTGAGGGATCTTGCTATTCACAAATCAGCTGCCCTATTACCAATGTACCATCAATTAACCCAATgactgtaaagagctttgagaaTGTCTGAAGaggcagggcaggtacagcacggggttagatacagagtaaatctccctctacactgtccccatcaacactcccaggacaggtacagcacggggtcagatacagagtaaatctccctctacactgtccccatcaacactcccaggacaggtacagcacggggttagatacagagtaaaacaccctctacactgtccccatcaaacactcccaggacaggtacagcacggggtcagataccgagtaaatctccctctacactgtccccatcaaacactcccaggacaggtacagcacggggttagatacagagtaaatctccctctacacagtccccatcaatcactcccaggacaggtacagcacggggttagatacagagtaaatctccctctacaccgtccccatcaaacactcccaggacaggtacagcacggggttagatgcagagtaaatctccctctacaccgtccccatcaaacactcccaggacaggtacagcacggggttagatgcagagtaaagatccctctacactgacccatcaatcactcccaggacaggtacagcacggggttagatacagagtaaatcaccctctacaccgtccccatcaaacactcccaggacaggtacagcacggggttagatgcagagtaaagctccctctctcttcctgtctgggGTTTTTCCCCAAACAGGAACATCATGATTCAGACTCaaatctccccccccacccttgtTTTGCTCCCCATCCCCACAGTTCTCCCATTGTCTTTGTACCGGAGAGGGCTGGTCCCAATGTGCATTCCAGAGATGAGGCTCATAGTCTTTTAGCGGAGAGCAGGTGGCGGGCCAATTCACTGCCAGCTCTTCCTGTTCCCTTCCGGGGTTCGGAGAGACGGTTACGCATGGGCTCCCGGCCCTTTACCGGGGTCCCACTGAGTCCAGACTAAATCGACGCCGCGTGTTCCATCAGCGAGCAGCTTTCACGTGGGAGTACTGGTGACGCCGGAGATTGTCCAGCCGATTGTAGCTGCGGGCACAGACATCACAGCGAAAGGGCTTGTTCCCGGTGTGGATGGTCTGGTGAGCTTTCAGAGCCGAGTGGAGGGCGAAGGTCTTCTGGCAGGCCGAGCATCGGTAGGGCTTCTCGCGAGGGGAGGGGGCCGGGGAGGGAGAAAGGGCCAGAGGCTCCGGCCCATGGGCCCGGTGCCCATGGGCCTGCAGGGGCCCCGGGTCGGGCAGGAGCTCTGGGGCCTCCTGCTCGCCCAGGGCCAGCTCCTCGAAGGCCTGCTCGTGTTTGAAGGGCGGCTGCCAGATGTGGAGGAGCTGGTGCGCGTGGAGAGATGACAGAGCCTCGAAGCTGGCCTCGCACCGCCCACACTTGTAGCGGGCCGGGGATTGGGTCTCTGCGCCCCCGTGGCTGAGCTGGTGCGCGTGGAGCGATGACAAAGCCTCGAAGGTCTCCTCGCACTGGTCACACTTGTACCGGGCCGGGGATTGAGTCTCCGCTCCGTGGCTGAGCTGGTGTTCGGTCAGCGAGGAAGAGTCCTCGAAGCTCTGGTCACAGAGGTCACAGCGGAAGGGCTTCTCCCAGTTGTGAAGGAGCTGGTGGGTCCGCAGCGAGGATGGGGTGTCAAAGGTCTCCTCGCACTGGTCACACTTGTACCGGGCCGGGGATTGAGTCTCCGCTCCGTGGCTGAGCTGGTGTTCGGTCAGCGAGGAAGAGTCCTCGAAGCTCTGGTCACAGAGGTCACAGCGGAAGGGCTTCTCCCAGTTGTGAAGGAGCTGGTGCTCCCCCAGCGAGGATGGGGTGTCGAAGGTCTCCTCGCACTGGTCACACTTGTACCGGGCCGGGGATTGAGTCTCCGCTCCGTGGCTGAGCTGGTGTTCGGTCAGCGAGGAAGAGTCCTCGAAGCTCTGGTCACAGAGGTCACAGCGGAAGGGCTTCTCCCAGTTGTGAAGGAGCTGGTGGGTCTGCAGCGAGAAAGCGTCGGTGAGGCTCTCGCCGCACACACTGCACTCGAACAGCCGGTCGGACGGCAAAGGGGCGACCAGGGGGAGGCCGCTGCCAGGGGCTTCCCGGCCCCCGAGAGGGGTGGtcgggggggaggaagaggaaggggatgAGGCGCTGGCCATCGCGGGTTCCTCCACCGACCATTTGAAGGGCTGGCTGCACCGATGCTCCGTCAGGGAGGCCGCGTTGGCAAAGGTCTCACCGCAGGCCTCACACTTGTATCCCCCCCGGGCGCCATGTCCCGCCCGGTGGGCTCTCAGAGAGGCCGAGGAGATGAAGCTGTCGCCGCAGACGGTGCAGCGGAACGGCCGGTCCCCCAGGTGCACCCGCTGATGCCGGCGCAGGTTGTCCAGCCGGTTGTAGCTCTTTGGACAGACGTCACACTTGAAGCAGCGGTCCCTGGGCCGGGTGGAGAGGCGGGACCCCCGCGGGATCGGGGGTGGCAGGGGCTGGTTCAGCCGCTCGCCGCTCACCGACCAGCGGAAGGCTCGCTGATCCCCGGGGCTAGGGCACCGGTGTTTCCTCAGCGAGATGGCCTGGCTGAAGCCTTTGCCACAAAGCAGGCACCGGAAGGGCTTGGCGCCCACGTTCCTGCAGTGGTGGGCGGAGAGCGCCAAGGGGCTCTCAAAGCTTTGGCCGCAGCCACTGCATTTGAGGCTACGCTCTGCATGGGTCACCTGGTGAGCTTCAAGGGAGGGGGAATCATTGAAGATCTCTCCACACACAGAACATTGGTAGGAGGGCTCAGTGTGGATGGGTTGATGAGCTTCAAGTGAAGATGAATCATTGAagatctccccacacacagaacATTGGTAGGAGGGCTCAGTGTGGATGGGTTGATGGGCTTCGAGTGAAGATGAATCATTGAagatctccccacacacagaacATTGGTAGGAGGGCTCAGTGTGGATGGGTTGATGAGCTTCGAGTGAAGATGAATCATTGAagatctccccacacacagaacATTGGTAGGAGGGCTCAGTGTGGATGGGTTGATGGGCTTCGAGTGAAGATGAATCATTGAagatctccccacacacagaacATTGGTAGGAGGGCTCAGTGTGGATGGTTCTGTGATCCtgaagggcagccctgctgttgaagaTCTCTCCGCACTCCAGGCACTCGCAGGATCGCTCCAGGTGGAAGGGCCGGTGTGCCTGGAGAGCACAGGCGTCTCCGAATGCCTGGCCGCACACCTCGCACTCGAAGCGTGTGGCCACATGGATGACCTGGTCGGGCGGCGAGGAGGGTGGCGTGGCAGTGACGACGGTGGGCTCCTCCCCGCCGGGGGGCGGCAGCACCCCTCCTCCTGGGCACCGATGCTCGGCCAGGGAGGTTGGGCGGGCAAAGGTCTCGCCGCAGCCGTGGCACTTGTAGCTGTGGCCCGCCCGGTGGGCGCGCAGCAGAGCCGAGGAGATGAAGCTGTCGCCGCAGACGGTGCAGCGGAACGGCCGGTCCCCCAGGTGCACCCGCTGGTGCCGGCGCAGGTTGTCCAGCCGGTTGTAGCTCTTGGGGCAGACGTGGCAACGGTAAGACTTCTGGCCAGTGTGGATGGCCTGGTGTGCGCGGAGCGAGGTGGCTTTGGTGAAGCTGCGGCCACACACGGTGCAGCCGAAGGGCCTCTCGCCTGTGTGCACGTAGCCATGAACCAGCAGGTCGGACGACTGCTTGAAGGACTTGCCGCAGATGTTGCACCGGTGGACCTGCCTCTTGGTGTGAATCAGCCGGTGCGTCTGGACAGCAGACAGATCGGCAAAGGTCATCCCACAGACCTCACATCGATAGGCGGCCTCGGCGTGAGCCAGCTGGTGTGTCTGAAGCTCAGACGGGTCGGGAAAGAGTTCCCCGCAGACCTCACATCGGTAGGGGGTCTCGGTGTGAGTTAGTAGGTGCGTCTGGAGGACAGACGGCTCCGTGAACGTCTCTCCACAGACGTCGCATCGATAGGGGGTCTCGGTGTGAGTTAGTCGGTGCGTCTGGAGGCCAGACGGCTCCGTGAACGTCTCTCCACAGACGTCGCATCGATAGGGGGCCTCGGTGTGAGTTAGTCGGTGCGTCTGGAGGCCAGACGGCTCCGTGAACGTCTCTCCACAGACGTCGCATCGATAGGGGGTCTCGGTGTGAGTTAGTCGGTGCGTCTGGAGGGCAGACGGCTCCGCGAACGTCTCTCCGCAGACGTCACATCGATCAGGGGTCTCGGTGTGAGTCGGTCGGTGCGTCTGGAGGGCAGACGGCTCCGCGAACGTCTCTCCGCAGACGTCACACCGATAGGGGGTCTCGGTGTGAGTCAGTCGGTGCGTCTGGAGGGCAGACGGCTCCGCAAACGTCTCTCCGCAGACGTCGCAACGGAACCGCGTCTCGACGTGAACGACCGGGTCCGTCTGAAGGGCGGGCGAGTCGGCCTCCAGCTTGGCCGGGGCCACCCACCCGCCCACTTGGTGCCCGGGCTGGAGCCTGGTGGGCAGCGGCCGCTTGGCCTTCCTCCGGCCCCTGGCCCCCCATCGCAGCTCAGCCGCGGCCCCCTGGTGACTGCGCTGGTGCCTCCGGAGATTGTCCAGCCGGTTGTAGCTGCt
This DNA window, taken from Carcharodon carcharias isolate sCarCar2 chromosome 39 unlocalized genomic scaffold, sCarCar2.pri SUPER_39_unloc_2, whole genome shotgun sequence, encodes the following:
- the LOC121274949 gene encoding zinc finger protein 729-like isoform X2 codes for the protein MHRVELEGWAWEAPPRIKEEETENEASAQEPREAAIFAQEEEEPRPGVLPPGIPVEEGLRLPVDLGQQEDLVPEVKPLVCTVCHRAFGSAQELEGHVRESHEPSSPPRDGPAPSFQCPLCQRTFLTATELRAHRRSHTKDRLFQCSVCKEAFSQAGDFFKHQCLLGQDKPCQCSVCHKTFQRLSSFLVHQCSRPLQKPFKCDICGKGFAQSSKLSDHQRTHTGERPFRCEVCGKRFALSSKLIVHQCIHTGDKPFKCETCGRSYNRLDNLRRHQRTHLIERPFKCPVCGKGFTDSSCLLAHQRVHSTEKPFKCSVCGRGFTRSAKLALHQCLHTGERPYRCGECGKSYNRSENLKRHQRSHTRARKALQCLLCQKSFNLFSTFLAHQASHTGEKPFKCPVCQKGFGMSSSLLAHQSIHTGDKPYRCQTCGSSYNRLDNLRRHQRSHQGAAAELRWGARGRRKAKRPLPTRLQPGHQVGGWVAPAKLEADSPALQTDPVVHVETRFRCDVCGETFAEPSALQTHRLTHTETPYRCDVCGETFAEPSALQTHRPTHTETPDRCDVCGETFAEPSALQTHRLTHTETPYRCDVCGETFTEPSGLQTHRLTHTEAPYRCDVCGETFTEPSGLQTHRLTHTETPYRCDVCGETFTEPSVLQTHLLTHTETPYRCEVCGELFPDPSELQTHQLAHAEAAYRCEVCGMTFADLSAVQTHRLIHTKRQVHRCNICGKSFKQSSDLLVHGYVHTGERPFGCTVCGRSFTKATSLRAHQAIHTGQKSYRCHVCPKSYNRLDNLRRHQRVHLGDRPFRCTVCGDSFISSALLRAHRAGHSYKCHGCGETFARPTSLAEHRCPGGGVLPPPGGEEPTVVTATPPSSPPDQVIHVATRFECEVCGQAFGDACALQAHRPFHLERSCECLECGEIFNSRAALQDHRTIHTEPSYQCSVCGEIFNDSSSLEAHQPIHTEPSYQCSVCGEIFNDSSSLEAHQPIHTEPSYQCSVCGEIFNDSSSLEAHQPIHTEPSYQCSVCGEIFNDSSSLEAHQPIHTEPSYQCSVCGEIFNDSPSLEAHQVTHAERSLKCSGCGQSFESPLALSAHHCRNVGAKPFRCLLCGKGFSQAISLRKHRCPSPGDQRAFRWSVSGERLNQPLPPPIPRGSRLSTRPRDRCFKCDVCPKSYNRLDNLRRHQRVHLGDRPFRCTVCGDSFISSASLRAHRAGHGARGGYKCEACGETFANAASLTEHRCSQPFKWSVEEPAMASASSPSSSSPPTTPLGGREAPGSGLPLVAPLPSDRLFECSVCGESLTDAFSLQTHQLLHNWEKPFRCDLCDQSFEDSSSLTEHQLSHGAETQSPARYKCDQCEETFDTPSSLRTHQLLHNWEKPFRCDLCDQSFEDSSSLTEHQLSHGAETQSPARYKCDQCEETFEALSSLHAHQLSHGGAETQSPARYKCGRCEASFEALSSLHAHQLLHIWQPPFKHEQAFEELALGEQEAPELLPDPGPLQAHGHRAHGPEPLALSPSPAPSPREKPYRCSACQKTFALHSALKAHQTIHTGNKPFRCDVCARSYNRLDNLRRHQYSHVKAAR
- the LOC121274949 gene encoding zinc finger protein 729-like isoform X1, with the protein product MHRVELEGWAWEAPPRIKEEETENEASAQEPREAAIFAQEEEEPRPGVLPPGIPVEEGLRLPVDLGQQEDLVPEVKPLVCTVCHRAFGSAQELEGHVRESHEPSSPPRDGPAPSFQCPLCQRTFLTATELRAHRRSHTKDRLFQCSVCKEAFSQAGDFFKHQCLLGQDKPCQCSVCHKTFQRLSSFLVHQCSRPLQKPFKCDICGKGFAQSSKLSDHQRTHTGERPFRCEVCGKRFALSSKLIVHQCIHTGDKPFKCETCGRSYNRLDNLRRHQRTHLIERPFKCPVCGKGFTDSSCLLAHQRVHSTEKPFKCSVCGRGFTRSAKLALHQCLHTGERPYRCGECGKSYNRSENLKRHQRSHTRARKALQCLLCQKSFNLFSTFLAHQASHTGEKPFKCPVCQKGFGMSSSLLAHQSIHTGDKPYRCQTCGSSYNRLDNLRRHQRSHQGAAAELRWGARGRRKAKRPLPTRLQPGHQVGGWVAPAKLEADSPALQTDPVVHVETRFRCDVCGETFAEPSALQTHRLTHTETPYRCDVCGETFAEPSALQTHRPTHTETPDRCDVCGETFAEPSALQTHRLTHTETPYRCDVCGETFTEPSGLQTHRLTHTEAPYRCDVCGETFTEPSGLQTHRLTHTETPYRCDVCGETFTEPSVLQTHLLTHTETPYRCEVCGELFPDPSELQTHQLAHAEAAYRCEVCGMTFADLSAVQTHRLIHTKRQVHRCNICGKSFKQSSDLLVHGYVHTGERPFGCTVCGRSFTKATSLRAHQAIHTGQKSYRCHVCPKSYNRLDNLRRHQRVHLGDRPFRCTVCGDSFISSALLRAHRAGHSYKCHGCGETFARPTSLAEHRCPGGGVLPPPGGEEPTVVTATPPSSPPDQVIHVATRFECEVCGQAFGDACALQAHRPFHLERSCECLECGEIFNSRAALQDHRTIHTEPSYQCSVCGEIFNDSSSLEAHQPIHTEPSYQCSVCGEIFNDSSSLEAHQPIHTEPSYQCSVCGEIFNDSSSLEAHQPIHTEPSYQCSVCGEIFNDSSSLEAHQPIHTEPSYQCSVCGEIFNDSPSLEAHQVTHAERSLKCSGCGQSFESPLALSAHHCRNVGAKPFRCLLCGKGFSQAISLRKHRCPSPGDQRAFRWSVSGERLNQPLPPPIPRGSRLSTRPRDRCFKCDVCPKSYNRLDNLRRHQRVHLGDRPFRCTVCGDSFISSASLRAHRAGHGARGGYKCEACGETFANAASLTEHRCSQPFKWSVEEPAMASASSPSSSSPPTTPLGGREAPGSGLPLVAPLPSDRLFECSVCGESLTDAFSLQTHQLLHNWEKPFRCDLCDQSFEDSSSLTEHQLSHGAETQSPARYKCDQCEETFDTPSSLGEHQLLHNWEKPFRCDLCDQSFEDSSSLTEHQLSHGAETQSPARYKCDQCEETFDTPSSLRTHQLLHNWEKPFRCDLCDQSFEDSSSLTEHQLSHGAETQSPARYKCDQCEETFEALSSLHAHQLSHGGAETQSPARYKCGRCEASFEALSSLHAHQLLHIWQPPFKHEQAFEELALGEQEAPELLPDPGPLQAHGHRAHGPEPLALSPSPAPSPREKPYRCSACQKTFALHSALKAHQTIHTGNKPFRCDVCARSYNRLDNLRRHQYSHVKAAR